In the Flavobacterium sp. 90 genome, TTATACCGATCTTCCATTCTACTTAAACAACAATCCTAATGGAGGTTGGAGTCGTAATTATGAACTAACCTCAAATCCAATTGCAATAGTTAATTATACAGATGATGTAAGATCTCTATTTAAAACGTTTGGAAATGTATATGGAGAATATACTTTCTTAGCTGATAAATCATTAAAATTCAGAAGTAATTTTGGAGCAGAAATCGCTTTTGACCACAATAAAGCTTTTGGACAAAATTATGGCGATGATAGTGACAATGATCCAAACGAATTATATCCGGGGCAAGGCAGACAAAACAGACCTTCAAACTTAAACGAAAACCGCGGAGAAGCAACAACTTTTACTTTTACAAATACGTTAAACTACACTAAAACTCTTGCAGAGAAACATAGCATTAATGCATTATTAGGAGAGGAAACTGTTAATTTCAATCAATCTGCTGTAGGCGGAAGCAGAACAAATTATAATAATACATCGGATCCTTTCCGTTATCTTGATTACGGAAGCGATACTGATAAAAACAGTTCGGGATCTGCTCAAATGTGGAATCTTATTTCCTTTTTTGGTTCTGCCAATTACGGATATGACAATAAATATTATGTTTCAGGAACTGTAAGAGCTGATGGTTCTTCTCGTTTTGGACCAAATAACAAATGGGGATTTTTTCCTTCGGTTTCTGGAGGCTGGTTAATGTCCAGAGAAAAATTCATGGAAAGTACAAAATGGATTTCTAACTTAAAATGGAGAGCCAGTTGGGGACAATCCGGTAATCAGGAAATCCCTAATAATGCCTATGAAACTCTTGTTACTGAAACTGGAGGGATCATTAAAGTAATTCGTTATGGTAATCCCGATTTAAAATGGGAAACTACTACGCAAACAAACTTTGGTCTTGATTTAGGTGTTTTCGAAAATAAACTGACTTTCACTGTTGATTATTTTGATAAAACTACCAATGATATTTTGTTAGCAGTAGGATTACCATCAGCAACTGTTGGTCAAATCAATAAAACGTATGTTAATGCCGGAATTGTTAGCAACAAAGGATTTGAGTTTGGAGCTAATTTTCAAAACAATGATCACGAATTTAAATACGGAATCAGCGGAAATATTGCGACTCTAAAAAATAATGTTGAAAAACTACAGCAATATGTTACCGAGATTACAGATGATAAAACACATACTAAAACAGTTGTTGGACAACCTATAAGCTCTTATTACGGACTTAAATTTGATGGTATTTATCAAAATCAGGCTGAAATAAATTCTACTCTGTACTCCAATACAAACGGAGTAAAGCCAGGAGATATCAAATTTAAAGACCTTAATGGAGACGGACAAATCGACGCCAATGACAGAGCTTTTATAGGAAGTCCAATTCCAAAAATAACTTACGGATTCTCATTTAACGCAGAATATAAAAGATTTGATATGTCCTTACTTTTTCAAGGAGTTTCGGGTGTAGATAGATACAATGATTTAAAACAAATTTTAGATTATGACAGCCGTCCTTTTAATTCAACAACTGCAGTATTAAATGCCTGGAATGGAGAAGGCACAAGTAATACAACGCCGCGAAATACAATGAATGATAATGGCGGAAGTCAAATTTCGAGCGTGTTTGTTGAAGATGCATCTTATTTAAGATTAAAAAATCTTGAAATCGGATACACATTAGACCCTAAGATAATTGGCGACAGATATTTAAGATTATATATCTCCGGTCAAAACCTATTGACTTTTACAAAATATACAGGTTTAGATCCGGAATCAACCTCTTTAATAGATCAGGGAACTTACCCACAATCTACTTCAATACTAATGGGTTTAAAATTTAAAATCTAATCAACTAACCATGAAAAACATATATATAACAGCGATTATGATTTCGCTACTAACATTCACAAGTTGTCAGGATGAACTAACGACAGATCCTGTAGGCGGACAGACTTTTGAACAGGCAAATTCTAAACCAACATTAAAATCTATAGAAACATCTGTAACTTCATCTTACGATATGTTATCCAATAAGTTAAATCAATTGGCAAATTGGGACTGGAATGCAGGTTTAGTATTTCAAAATGATATTATAATAGAAGATATTGCATCTGATGATATGGAAAAAAAATGGTCTCCTGATGGAGATCAGCCATGGATGGATGAAATCAATAATTTTACTTTTACTTCTACAAACGGAGGTCCAAACGGATTATGGAAATACAATTATGAAGGCATAATAAGAACAAACATAGCTTTAGGTTTTCTATTAAACCCGGATATTGAATCTATTACAGGAATAACTACGGAAAGAAAAAATCAATTACTAGGTGAAACTTATTTTTTACGTTCTTATTATTATTTTTCACTGGTAACAAATTTTGGTGATGTTCCTTTAATTCTGTCTTCAATAAAAACATATCAGGAAGCTTTTGACAAAGCCGTAAGAGCTCCTAAAGAAGAAATATGGAAACAAATTAAAACCGACTTGGAAACGGCAAAAACATTGCTGCCAAACTCAAAATATTCATCGGATAAAGAACCTTGGAGAGTTTCAAAAGGAGCTGTTATTGCACTTCTTGCAAAAACTGCTTTGTACAACAAAGATTGGGCAAGTGTAATATCATCAGTATCAGAATTGCAAACAACTGGTTTTTATAATTTAGATACCAATTATTTTGATAACTTTAGTATGAACACTGAATATACAGATGACGAAGTTATTTTTTCTTACAACCACGTTAAACAAGCTGATCCAAGACGAGGAAATGGAATTTGTGCACCTCTTGGATGGGGATTTTTTGCACCAAGTACTGATTTTTTAGCATCATTTGAACCAAATGATCCAAGAAAATTATATACCGTAAATGTCCCGGAACAATGGGTTAATAAACTTTTAGGAACTACAAATGGAGGAAATAAAGGCGATGATGATGCACCAAACAATAAAGTATTGA is a window encoding:
- a CDS encoding RagB/SusD family nutrient uptake outer membrane protein gives rise to the protein MKNIYITAIMISLLTFTSCQDELTTDPVGGQTFEQANSKPTLKSIETSVTSSYDMLSNKLNQLANWDWNAGLVFQNDIIIEDIASDDMEKKWSPDGDQPWMDEINNFTFTSTNGGPNGLWKYNYEGIIRTNIALGFLLNPDIESITGITTERKNQLLGETYFLRSYYYFSLVTNFGDVPLILSSIKTYQEAFDKAVRAPKEEIWKQIKTDLETAKTLLPNSKYSSDKEPWRVSKGAVIALLAKTALYNKDWASVISSVSELQTTGFYNLDTNYFDNFSMNTEYTDDEVIFSYNHVKQADPRRGNGICAPLGWGFFAPSTDFLASFEPNDPRKLYTVNVPEQWVNKLLGTTNGGNKGDDDAPNNKVLIRYADVLLWKAEALNETDNYSEAISLINQVRTRARNTVTTVTIKSQDPNFPDDPTKIISVTSVGPPPPAGTLPDRPISGDKAVVKGWLISERRAELGFESHRMGDLKRWGIAKQVMTAHGKNFQDKHMLYPIPQSEIDASAGLLTQNPGY
- a CDS encoding TonB-dependent receptor; this encodes MMMKNFIFKLFLFGMIMLGGIIQAQTIKGTVSDVDGSMPQVNVNEKGTSNYATTDLDGNYTIKTTSANTVLIFSYIGYQTQEVSVAGKTEVNVTLTTDTNTLNEVVIVGYTSEKKSAITGAVATVDMAELSKTKVADVGQALQGQVAGVSVSANTGAPGDGLKIRIRGEGTLGNNEVLYVVDGVATRDISFLNMSDVKSMTVLKDAAATAIYGSRAAGGVVILTTKSGIKGRSNIDVEYYSGTSFATNLPKMLNANQYLTVMDQAWHNSNNNPANAPSPYSIDRANGKVNGIPLSDTNWLKQLFGAGKTDNVQLSFSGGSEKTQYLISGGYFGQNGIVVGDKDTYQRINFRANINTEVTDRFKVGTNFQITSSKQDKMSSSGDAPGVIRHALLRPSVLGVYKDVNDPTYKANNPYTDLPFYLNNNPNGGWSRNYELTSNPIAIVNYTDDVRSLFKTFGNVYGEYTFLADKSLKFRSNFGAEIAFDHNKAFGQNYGDDSDNDPNELYPGQGRQNRPSNLNENRGEATTFTFTNTLNYTKTLAEKHSINALLGEETVNFNQSAVGGSRTNYNNTSDPFRYLDYGSDTDKNSSGSAQMWNLISFFGSANYGYDNKYYVSGTVRADGSSRFGPNNKWGFFPSVSGGWLMSREKFMESTKWISNLKWRASWGQSGNQEIPNNAYETLVTETGGIIKVIRYGNPDLKWETTTQTNFGLDLGVFENKLTFTVDYFDKTTNDILLAVGLPSATVGQINKTYVNAGIVSNKGFEFGANFQNNDHEFKYGISGNIATLKNNVEKLQQYVTEITDDKTHTKTVVGQPISSYYGLKFDGIYQNQAEINSTLYSNTNGVKPGDIKFKDLNGDGQIDANDRAFIGSPIPKITYGFSFNAEYKRFDMSLLFQGVSGVDRYNDLKQILDYDSRPFNSTTAVLNAWNGEGTSNTTPRNTMNDNGGSQISSVFVEDASYLRLKNLEIGYTLDPKIIGDRYLRLYISGQNLLTFTKYTGLDPESTSLIDQGTYPQSTSILMGLKFKI